The following DNA comes from cyanobiont of Ornithocercus magnificus.
CGCGTAAGTTGGCATCACCCCAGGACCGAGCAACAAGATTAATTGCTTCACTAGCATTTCGTGTAAATACGATCTCAGCAGGAGATCGAGCCTTGATAAAGCTACAGGTCGTTGTACGGGCTGCTTCGAAAGCTTCTGTAGCTCGAGCACTCAGCTGATGCGCACCGCGATGAACGTTTGCGTTGTCGTGTGCATAATATTGCTGTATAGCATTCAGCACACAATGTGGTTTTTGACTGGTAGCAGCGTGATCAAGATAGACCAATGATTGGCCATCCAGTGCACATTCACTAAGAAGTGGAAAATCCGGACGTGTGCTTTCAGCGAGGCTATAGTTGCTAACAGTCATGCACTTACCTCTTGCATTAGAGCATCCATTGGTCGCCATCGGCTAGCAGCGTCAGCCGGTAGCATGCTTAAGACCTCAGAGCAGTAGCCACTAATCAGCAATGCAGAGGCCTGATTTACAGCAATCCCTCGGCTCTGTAGATAGAATAGTTCCTCTTGTTGCAATTGGCCAATCGTCGCACCGTGGGTGCAGCGCACATCATCAGCGACAATCTCAAGCTCTGGCTTGGTATCGATGCGAGCATAGCTAGAGAGTAGTAAGTTACGACTGAGCTGAGCAGCGTCGGTGAGTTGTGCTAAGCGTGGCACCTGCACAGTTCCGTTGAAGATATTATGGGAACGCCCCCCAGCCAATCCTTTCTGTAGTTGATCTAGAGTCCCTTGAGGTCCGTCAAAACGCATCAGGGCATGGGTGGCAAGTTGCTGGTTGCCCATCGTTACCTGTAAACCGCGTATGCAAGTGTTGGCACGGCCGCCGACTTGAACGATACGTGGCTCAAAACGTCCGAATGACCAACCTGAATGAACAGAGGTCAGACCATAGTAGCTATATGGCTTCTGCTCTAATGCTAGATGTCCAAGAAGAGCAGCGTCACCACCGCCAAGGGCAAGCCAACCATGGTTCAAGCGAGCATTGTGGCCAAGGCGTATCTCTACCAGGTGGCTGTGCGCAGATCCGGAGTCACCGACCAGCACCTGCAAAAGATCGAGTTCAGCTTCATCATCGAGTAGGAGAAGTAGACGGGTAGCAGCAAGACAAACAGGAAACGATGGTACTATAACTTCAAGTGGTGTAGTAAGACGTCCACTAATACGCAGAGCAAGCAGACTCGAAGCAGCTGAGTCATTCAAGACTACTGGCCAGTCAAACAAACAAGCGCAGCGTTCGAGCCCACGGCCAAGGGTTCTTGATAGTTCAGCTTGTGTTAGTGGGTAAACTCCAGCAGGTAACTGAATATTCGCGAGTGGATCACTAAACGGATTCAGAACAATCTGGATGCTCTTAGCCGGAGGTTCTGGCCAAGATGAGAGGACTGGAAGAGGGACTGGTACTGTAGCAAGATCAAGCAGCGCTTCAAGACGCGAGAGATTGGTTAATCGCCAAGCTTCTAGTCGGCGGCTTGGCACCGGGAGATTGCCGAAACGAATGCGCCCGCGCCTCTGAACTTCCTGAAGTGGTCCCGATGGGTGAGGCAAGGCAGCTAGCCAACGCTGTGGTGATGTCACACTCATCCCACCTCCAAGGTGGCAAGCTGCTTGTCAACCCAATCATACCCAGATTGCTCAAGCTCAAGGACTAGCTCTTGGCCAGCAGTGCGTAAAATCCTTCCTGCTGCCATTACATGGACATAATCCGGTTTTACCTCGTTCAAAAGACGTTGATAATGAGTAATTAGAAGTGTGGCGTTATCTGGCCCTGATAGTTGATTTACACCGCCAGCTACGATGCGTAGTGCATCTATATCTAGGCCAGAGTCAGCTTCATCGAGAATCGCCACTAACGGCTCTAGCAGAGCCATCTGGAGAATCTCGTTGCGCTTCTTTTCGCCACCTGAGAATCCTTCGTTAACACTACGCTCAAGGAAGGCTGGATCCATTTGGACAACTTTCAGGCGCTCGCGCACCAGGTCCTCAAAGTCAAAAGTATCTAATTCTTTCTGGCCTCGTTGCTGACGGCAAGCGTTAGTAGCTACCCTTAGGAACTCCAGATTACTAACTCCGGGGACCTCTACTGGGTACTGGAAGCCAAGAAAGAGTCCAATCCGAGCCCGTTGCTCGGCCGCCATTGCCAGCAGATCTTCACCCCGGAATTGTACACTACCCTCAGTTACTGTGTAAGCGGGATGGCCGACAAGCACTCTCGCCAGAGTGCTTTTGCCACTACCGTTACGACCCATGACTGCGTGAATTTCGCCTGCGCGCACATGAAGATTAACACCATTGAGAATAGGTTGATTCTCAACCCTTGCATGAAGGTTCTTGATCTCGAGGAGAGTCTCAGCGTCGGTTCGGATCACAGAGTGCAGAGGGGTTGAAGTCGGAGGAATCGGACTGTAGTATTTAAGTCCTGAATCGGGCTAGATTAGCTTATATTTTTAGTGTTCTCCTCTACCCTACTGAGGCTTCTAGCTTGAGAGCGAGAAGCTTATCAGCCTCAGCAGCAAATTCCATTGGTAACTGGTTAAAGACATCACGGCAGAAGCCGCTCACCATCATGGATATAGCCTCCTCAGAACTGATACCGCGGCTTTGGAGATAAAACAGCTGATCCTCTGAGATTCTACAGGTACTGGCCTCGTGCTCAACGGAAGCTTGCTGTTGCTGTGAGCGGATATATGGGTAAGTGTTGGCGGTAGCCTCGTCGCCGATAAGCATCGAATCACACTGACT
Coding sequences within:
- a CDS encoding Fe-S cluster assembly ATPase SufC, with the translated sequence MIRTDAETLLEIKNLHARVENQPILNGVNLHVRAGEIHAVMGRNGSGKSTLARVLVGHPAYTVTEGSVQFRGEDLLAMAAEQRARIGLFLGFQYPVEVPGVSNLEFLRVATNACRQQRGQKELDTFDFEDLVRERLKVVQMDPAFLERSVNEGFSGGEKKRNEILQMALLEPLVAILDEADSGLDIDALRIVAGGVNQLSGPDNATLLITHYQRLLNEVKPDYVHVMAAGRILRTAGQELVLELEQSGYDWVDKQLATLEVG
- a CDS encoding Fe-S cluster assembly protein SufD, which gives rise to MSVTSPQRWLAALPHPSGPLQEVQRRGRIRFGNLPVPSRRLEAWRLTNLSRLEALLDLATVPVPLPVLSSWPEPPAKSIQIVLNPFSDPLANIQLPAGVYPLTQAELSRTLGRGLERCACLFDWPVVLNDSAASSLLALRISGRLTTPLEVIVPSFPVCLAATRLLLLLDDEAELDLLQVLVGDSGSAHSHLVEIRLGHNARLNHGWLALGGGDAALLGHLALEQKPYSYYGLTSVHSGWSFGRFEPRIVQVGGRANTCIRGLQVTMGNQQLATHALMRFDGPQGTLDQLQKGLAGGRSHNIFNGTVQVPRLAQLTDAAQLSRNLLLSSYARIDTKPELEIVADDVRCTHGATIGQLQQEELFYLQSRGIAVNQASALLISGYCSEVLSMLPADAASRWRPMDALMQEVSA